From one Enterococcus sp. DIV2402 genomic stretch:
- a CDS encoding ABC transporter ATP-binding protein — protein sequence MNHIETKSLAIAYEDALIVNELNLAIPTGKITSIIGPNGCGKSTILKAIGRIIKKKAGVVYLNGSDINKLSTREIAKKMAILPQTPTAPNGLTVSELIAYGRFPHQKGFGKLKEEDKELIDWALNVTKLTEFQYREVDSLSGGQRQRVWIAMALAQQTELILLDEPTTYLDLAHQLEILELLQQLNHTQNCTIAMVLHDLNLAARFSDYMVAISKGKIVRHGTAMEVLTPSVLKTVFQIDAKIVIEENTQRPICLTYNLIKENANDSFI from the coding sequence ATGAATCACATTGAAACCAAGTCATTAGCAATCGCGTATGAAGATGCTTTGATTGTTAATGAGTTAAATTTAGCTATTCCAACTGGAAAAATCACGTCGATTATTGGCCCAAATGGCTGTGGAAAATCAACCATTTTAAAAGCTATTGGCCGCATTATTAAGAAAAAAGCAGGCGTTGTTTATTTAAATGGTAGTGATATCAATAAATTGTCAACGAGAGAGATTGCTAAGAAAATGGCGATTTTACCACAAACGCCAACTGCGCCTAATGGACTGACAGTCAGTGAATTAATTGCTTATGGTCGCTTCCCTCACCAAAAAGGCTTTGGAAAATTAAAAGAAGAAGACAAAGAATTAATTGATTGGGCATTAAACGTAACAAAATTAACTGAATTTCAATATCGTGAAGTCGATAGTTTGTCAGGAGGGCAACGGCAACGAGTCTGGATTGCCATGGCTTTGGCTCAGCAAACAGAGCTGATTTTGCTGGATGAGCCAACAACTTATTTAGATTTAGCACATCAATTGGAGATTTTGGAATTACTGCAGCAATTGAATCACACACAAAATTGTACGATTGCAATGGTCTTGCATGATTTGAATTTAGCTGCTCGTTTTTCGGATTATATGGTTGCGATTAGTAAAGGTAAAATCGTCCGTCATGGAACAGCAATGGAAGTTCTCACGCCATCTGTTTTAAAAACAGTTTTTCAGATTGATGCCAAAATAGTTATTGAAGAAAATACACAACGACCAATTTGCTTAACTTATAACTTAATTAAGGAGAATGCGAATGACAGTTTTATTTAG
- a CDS encoding iron ABC transporter permease translates to MTFGLILLTVFVAVISINSGKMNLAPSEVWQVLLGNGTSQQELIVYDFRLPRIVLAILVGIGMGASGTIMQSLLRNDMASPGTLGISSGSGLFVLLYIGIFSTKGFSSPFAIPILAFIGGIISALIIFFLSYNRGRDISPTGLILTGVAVSSGYSALTTLVTLKLDDQDMEFIQRWQAGNLWGDEWRYLVILAPWVILLLIYTIYKSRVLNTLNLGNETATGLGVAVKPEFIGLSLASIALASGSVALGGNFFFVGMISPHMARKLVGPNHKFFLPVSGIIGAIIILLSDTITRSISFGSDVPTGIVITVLSTPYFLYLLAKAN, encoded by the coding sequence ATGACATTTGGGTTAATTTTATTAACGGTTTTTGTTGCTGTAATTAGCATTAATTCTGGAAAAATGAATTTAGCACCTAGTGAAGTTTGGCAAGTGTTGTTGGGAAATGGCACTAGCCAGCAAGAATTAATTGTATACGACTTTCGTTTGCCACGAATTGTGTTAGCTATTTTGGTTGGTATCGGCATGGGTGCATCAGGAACCATTATGCAAAGCTTATTGCGCAATGATATGGCAAGCCCAGGAACATTAGGTATCAGTTCCGGCTCTGGCTTATTTGTCTTATTGTATATTGGAATTTTTTCAACAAAAGGTTTTTCTTCGCCTTTTGCGATTCCAATTTTGGCTTTTATTGGAGGGATTATCTCAGCATTGATTATCTTTTTCTTATCCTACAATAGAGGGCGTGATATTTCACCGACCGGCTTAATTTTAACCGGAGTTGCTGTGAGTAGTGGATACAGTGCATTAACAACTTTAGTGACATTAAAATTAGACGATCAAGATATGGAATTTATTCAACGCTGGCAAGCAGGAAACTTATGGGGCGATGAATGGCGGTATCTGGTTATTTTGGCACCATGGGTAATTTTACTGTTAATTTATACCATTTATAAATCCCGAGTGTTAAATACCTTAAACCTGGGAAATGAAACAGCAACTGGGCTGGGTGTCGCTGTCAAACCAGAGTTTATTGGTTTATCGTTAGCTTCAATTGCTCTAGCTTCTGGTAGTGTCGCATTAGGCGGCAACTTTTTCTTTGTGGGGATGATTTCACCACATATGGCACGAAAATTAGTGGGACCCAATCATAAATTTTTCTTGCCAGTTTCAGGAATTATCGGTGCTATTATTATTTTATTATCAGATACAATTACTCGCTCAATTAGTTTTGGTAGTGATGTTCCTACGGGGATTGTAATTACGGTGTTAAGTACACCATACTTTTTATATTTGTTGGCTAAAGCCAATTAG
- a CDS encoding FecCD family ABC transporter permease: protein MQNLVKPRQQNGSWNFTFKMAIGLLLLILITAASISFGAAKMDFTTAWGAIFNFDSRLTEHQIIRTLRLPRTIADIIVGCSLAICGAIMQGTTKNPLADSGLMGISSGATFAIALCLSFLVNRTYGQMMFYACLGAAVTTGLTYFIASVGRGGMTPQRLVLAGLSISMLFGALSSYLSIRYRLGHALTYWSAGGTAGAKWSELMVITPFFVLGVLVAIALSPSITMLSLGDEVAIGLGLNTKLVKGISTIVVLILTGLSVIVVGPVSFVGLIIPHMMRYLVGVDYRYIIPASALYGAVLTVAADLVGRLINRPFETPIGIIFSVIGVPFFLYLVRKQRREFE from the coding sequence ATGCAAAATTTGGTAAAACCAAGACAACAAAATGGTTCTTGGAATTTTACATTTAAAATGGCGATAGGATTGCTGTTATTGATTTTGATTACGGCAGCATCTATTTCTTTTGGTGCGGCAAAAATGGACTTTACGACGGCTTGGGGAGCTATTTTTAATTTTGACAGTCGTTTAACTGAGCATCAAATCATCCGTACATTGCGTCTTCCGCGGACCATCGCAGATATTATTGTAGGTTGTAGTTTAGCAATCTGTGGGGCGATTATGCAAGGAACAACCAAAAATCCATTAGCTGATTCAGGATTGATGGGAATTAGTTCGGGAGCGACATTTGCGATTGCTTTATGTTTATCTTTTTTAGTGAATCGAACGTATGGGCAAATGATGTTTTATGCTTGTTTAGGTGCTGCGGTGACAACAGGATTAACTTATTTCATTGCTTCGGTTGGTCGTGGCGGAATGACACCGCAACGATTAGTTTTAGCAGGGTTATCCATTTCGATGTTATTTGGGGCATTAAGTTCTTATCTGTCGATTCGTTATCGTTTAGGTCATGCTTTGACTTATTGGAGCGCAGGCGGAACAGCGGGGGCGAAATGGAGTGAATTAATGGTAATTACGCCATTTTTTGTACTTGGCGTCTTAGTTGCTATTGCTTTGTCTCCTTCAATTACTATGTTGAGTTTAGGTGATGAAGTCGCCATTGGTTTAGGGTTGAATACCAAATTGGTGAAAGGCATTTCGACAATAGTAGTGCTTATTTTGACAGGGTTATCCGTTATCGTAGTGGGTCCTGTCAGCTTTGTTGGGTTAATTATTCCCCATATGATGCGTTATTTAGTCGGTGTCGATTATCGATATATCATTCCTGCTAGCGCATTATATGGTGCAGTATTAACTGTTGCGGCGGATTTAGTTGGACGTTTAATCAATCGCCCTTTTGAAACACCCATTGGGATTATCTTCTCCGTGATTGGTGTGCCGTTCTTTTTATACTTAGTAAGAAAACAACGGAGGGAATTTGAATGA
- a CDS encoding ABC transporter substrate-binding protein yields the protein MKKLTLFVALLGLSSFLAACTNKSGSEESAEPETKVVETEMGEVEVPINPKNVLVNWYVGDVLTLDVTPVGYSGWAQETMPFYDELKDVPAIEKWEKEELLSYEPDLIVTYNPEDYEKLSKVAPVVVISEDKSSEERLEFLGEVLGKEEEATEAIDTFETKLADAKEKFSTDAFKDKTFSIFEDWGSDSYGVYYETGSRGGTLLYDYLGLKLAPKLEELIESSGEGRGSLSYEVAADYFGDYIIWFLQEGKESEFEKTEIWKTIPAVEKGNITTVPGEYAGLFYYSDIASLTAQLDYVVENLNISE from the coding sequence ATGAAAAAGTTAACGTTGTTTGTTGCTTTATTAGGTTTAAGCAGTTTTTTAGCTGCATGTACAAATAAGAGTGGTTCAGAAGAAAGTGCTGAACCAGAAACTAAAGTAGTTGAGACAGAAATGGGTGAAGTAGAGGTTCCAATCAATCCGAAAAATGTTTTGGTGAATTGGTATGTTGGAGATGTCTTAACCTTAGATGTAACACCAGTGGGCTACTCTGGTTGGGCTCAAGAAACAATGCCTTTTTATGATGAATTAAAAGATGTCCCTGCTATTGAAAAATGGGAAAAAGAAGAATTACTTTCTTATGAACCTGATTTGATTGTTACTTATAATCCGGAAGATTATGAAAAATTATCAAAGGTTGCGCCGGTTGTGGTGATTTCTGAAGATAAGAGTTCAGAAGAACGTTTGGAATTTTTAGGGGAAGTTTTAGGTAAAGAGGAAGAAGCTACAGAAGCGATTGATACATTTGAAACAAAATTGGCAGATGCAAAAGAAAAATTTTCAACCGATGCTTTCAAAGATAAAACGTTCAGTATTTTTGAAGACTGGGGAAGTGATTCTTATGGTGTCTATTATGAAACTGGTTCACGTGGAGGGACTTTGTTATACGATTATTTAGGCTTGAAATTAGCACCTAAGTTAGAAGAGTTGATTGAGTCTTCTGGCGAAGGTCGCGGTTCTTTGTCTTATGAAGTAGCTGCTGATTATTTTGGTGATTATATTATCTGGTTCTTACAAGAAGGCAAAGAATCAGAATTTGAAAAAACAGAAATTTGGAAAACAATCCCAGCAGTTGAAAAAGGAAACATCACAACTGTGCCTGGAGAATACGCAGGTTTATTCTATTATTCTGATATAGCCAGTTTAACAGCACAATTGGATTATGTAGTTGAAAATCTAAACATCAGTGAATGA
- a CDS encoding GTP-binding protein translates to MSIKNNSDKLPITVISGYLGSGKTSLLLHLLKCKEQRRIGIIVNDVAEVNVDAKIIEKSPYFTEEDQLIPLQAGSISSDLSEELIEAVANLAKSQCVDYILVESSGIAQPDLIANYLSQGTTRQQEPLNQFCYMDTMVSVVDAYRLLQQVIPENGKFNEEFQNSNQLIMHQIEFCDVVLFNKIDLIQEKEKQYLSALIKSINPHVAIIESTYCQVPVRQVMDTQLFNQQKAFDYFEHNPVIAQQENSEFTVQTFVYRRRAPFHPERFDAWLNHWPKEVIRCKGVVWFGTQPENVINISQAGRAMDITHSGYWIATLKNWEIEKMKTIRQHLIDIWDDYYGDRMIELVFIGTNLNQQKMIHELDECLMKKEETIVGLKDPFQPQVDK, encoded by the coding sequence GTGAGCATAAAAAACAATTCTGATAAACTTCCCATCACCGTCATTTCTGGTTATTTAGGATCAGGAAAAACGAGCTTACTTTTACATTTACTCAAATGTAAAGAGCAGCGTCGTATTGGTATCATTGTTAATGATGTTGCTGAAGTGAATGTTGATGCAAAAATTATTGAAAAATCACCGTATTTTACTGAAGAAGACCAGTTAATTCCGTTGCAAGCGGGTAGTATCAGCAGTGATTTAAGTGAGGAATTAATTGAAGCAGTAGCGAATCTAGCGAAATCACAGTGTGTGGACTATATCTTGGTGGAGTCTTCAGGAATTGCTCAACCGGATTTAATCGCTAACTATTTATCACAAGGAACTACTCGTCAACAAGAACCCCTTAATCAATTTTGCTACATGGATACGATGGTAAGTGTTGTGGATGCATACCGTTTATTGCAACAAGTTATTCCTGAAAATGGGAAATTCAATGAAGAATTTCAAAATAGCAATCAATTAATTATGCATCAAATTGAATTTTGCGACGTGGTTTTATTTAATAAAATTGATTTAATTCAAGAAAAAGAAAAGCAGTATTTAAGTGCTCTAATTAAATCAATTAATCCGCACGTAGCAATTATTGAAAGTACGTATTGTCAAGTACCCGTTCGTCAAGTGATGGATACGCAGCTGTTTAATCAACAAAAAGCGTTTGATTATTTTGAGCATAATCCTGTGATTGCTCAACAAGAGAATTCTGAATTTACGGTACAAACATTTGTTTATCGAAGGCGTGCACCCTTTCATCCTGAACGATTTGATGCTTGGTTAAATCATTGGCCTAAAGAGGTTATTCGCTGTAAAGGAGTCGTTTGGTTTGGAACACAACCGGAGAATGTTATCAACATTTCGCAAGCTGGTAGAGCAATGGATATCACACATAGTGGTTACTGGATTGCGACTCTAAAAAATTGGGAAATTGAAAAAATGAAAACAATTCGCCAGCATTTAATTGATATTTGGGATGATTATTATGGTGATCGTATGATTGAATTAGTCTTTATTGGAACGAACCTTAATCAACAAAAAATGATTCATGAATTAGATGAATGCCTGATGAAGAAAGAAGAAACAATCGTTGGTTTAAAAGATCCGTTTCAACCTCAAGTGGACAAGTAG
- a CDS encoding dipeptide/oligopeptide/nickel ABC transporter ATP-binding protein — protein MTINLLEVKNLEKKYGNQLVIEDCNFQLNQRQWLGIVGKNGSGKSTLVKMIVGLEKCTKGVIYLEGKKQEDVSMKKWVQTIQLVAQYTRKSLDPSKTIEQILSEPLIQFQLCQKQQIKMTIEKILLDCDLSKKTLSKRPHELSGGQYQRICLAVALLVKPRILICDEATANLDKINEKRIINLLKKQKNMAVLFISHNSSLVKKTCDDVIYMKDFHSSDKDRRLIE, from the coding sequence ATGACAATTAATTTATTAGAAGTGAAAAATTTAGAAAAAAAGTATGGCAATCAATTAGTGATTGAAGACTGTAATTTCCAATTGAATCAGAGACAGTGGTTAGGCATTGTTGGCAAAAATGGTTCAGGTAAATCGACACTTGTAAAAATGATTGTTGGTTTAGAAAAGTGTACGAAAGGAGTCATTTACTTAGAAGGAAAAAAGCAAGAAGATGTTTCAATGAAAAAATGGGTACAAACGATTCAATTAGTTGCTCAATACACACGTAAATCATTGGATCCGAGTAAAACAATTGAGCAGATTTTAAGTGAACCATTGATACAATTTCAGTTATGTCAGAAACAACAAATAAAAATGACGATTGAAAAAATTTTATTGGATTGCGACTTATCAAAAAAGACTCTTTCAAAACGTCCTCATGAATTAAGTGGCGGACAATACCAACGAATCTGTTTAGCAGTAGCTTTATTAGTTAAACCTAGGATTTTAATTTGTGATGAAGCAACTGCTAATTTAGATAAAATCAATGAGAAACGAATAATTAATCTACTAAAAAAACAAAAAAATATGGCTGTTCTTTTTATTTCACATAACTCTTCCTTAGTGAAAAAAACTTGCGATGATGTTATTTACATGAAGGATTTCCATTCATCCGATAAAGACAGGAGACTAATAGAGTGA
- a CDS encoding ATP-binding cassette domain-containing protein yields MIQLTNYSVFLSGEELLQSINLTVEAGAFFCLIGESGGGKTLLSKVILDLLPSKFQTRGTKCCVTEKMELILQNPLDSMQSNVLIRTQFHHLLKSKGIKEKGIREKMMKRAMHQVGFIDNLTILDNYPYELSGGMCQKTALALALVSNPEIIIADEATSALDVQSQRTILTLLQKMNRQANKTIFFITHDLELVRQFGTHVGIIKEGCLLETGKVNDILTHPKNQYTKELIEIFDDN; encoded by the coding sequence ATGATTCAATTAACAAATTATTCCGTATTTTTAAGTGGAGAAGAATTACTCCAGTCTATTAATTTAACAGTAGAGGCAGGTGCTTTTTTCTGTTTGATTGGAGAAAGTGGTGGAGGAAAAACATTATTAAGTAAGGTTATTTTGGATTTACTTCCATCGAAATTTCAAACTAGAGGGACGAAATGCTGTGTTACTGAAAAAATGGAACTTATTTTGCAGAATCCGCTAGACAGTATGCAAAGTAATGTATTGATTCGCACACAATTTCATCATTTATTAAAATCTAAAGGTATTAAAGAAAAAGGAATACGTGAAAAAATGATGAAGCGAGCTATGCATCAAGTTGGTTTTATTGATAATTTGACTATATTAGACAACTATCCATATGAATTGAGTGGTGGAATGTGTCAAAAAACTGCCTTGGCTTTGGCACTTGTCTCTAACCCGGAAATTATTATTGCTGATGAAGCAACGAGTGCTTTAGATGTTCAAAGTCAAAGGACAATTTTAACTCTTTTGCAAAAAATGAATCGACAAGCCAATAAAACTATTTTTTTTATTACACATGACCTAGAATTAGTGCGACAATTTGGAACCCATGTAGGAATTATTAAAGAGGGGTGTTTATTAGAGACAGGCAAAGTGAACGATATTTTAACACATCCTAAAAACCAGTATACTAAGGAGTTGATTGAGATTTTTGATGACAATTAA
- a CDS encoding ABC transporter permease — protein MKKYGTVFSIGIIVIIIIWQLKDPYLIDKQNALQGMNLKHWFGTDYLGRDLFSRIIYGTIYSSLLAICSLIGVITISLILGSFAGYSGKLIDLIITTFADILVSIPTLILTLVFAGLFANSLMTVLIALVISWSGKYIRYIRNLVLNIRKEEFIILAPLRGSYGKHTLFHHIVPNIIIELVSLFLTDIGKIMLSISGLSFLGIGVQPPVPELGTILFDGKAYFFVAPWIFIFPGIILSIIVLGTQSLGKHFRNKCGVSL, from the coding sequence ATGAAAAAGTATGGCACTGTCTTTAGCATAGGAATTATAGTTATCATTATTATTTGGCAATTAAAAGACCCCTATCTGATTGACAAACAGAATGCCTTGCAAGGTATGAATCTAAAACATTGGTTTGGTACAGATTATTTAGGGAGAGATTTATTTTCTAGAATAATTTATGGCACTATTTATTCCTCACTTCTAGCAATTTGTTCTTTGATAGGTGTAATCACTATTAGTTTAATTTTAGGTAGTTTTGCAGGATATAGTGGAAAATTAATTGACCTCATTATTACAACGTTTGCTGATATTCTAGTAAGCATTCCGACCTTGATTTTAACGTTAGTTTTTGCTGGTTTATTTGCTAATTCTTTGATGACTGTTTTAATCGCTCTCGTTATTAGTTGGTCGGGGAAGTATATTCGCTACATTCGTAACCTAGTCTTAAATATACGCAAAGAAGAATTTATCATATTAGCACCATTGCGAGGTTCTTATGGCAAACATACATTGTTTCATCATATTGTGCCTAACATTATTATCGAATTAGTGTCTTTATTTTTGACAGATATTGGAAAAATTATGTTAAGTATTTCTGGTTTATCTTTTTTAGGAATTGGGGTACAACCGCCAGTTCCTGAATTGGGCACTATTTTATTCGATGGCAAAGCGTATTTTTTTGTGGCTCCTTGGATTTTTATTTTTCCAGGAATTATTCTAAGTATCATCGTTTTAGGAACACAGTCCTTAGGTAAACACTTTAGAAATAAGTGTGGTGTTTCATTATGA
- a CDS encoding ABC transporter permease: MSVSFVIKKTLRLLISLLLFSFLLYGLLALSTGDPALGVLRRLGVNHVSPEALETTRVKLGMDGAFLERYFKWLLQCLQGDFGYSFQSNIAVRQLMVEKLSITMQLVSSAFIICLFMAVTIGSLIGNFPALNWLNQIVSVVLSFPIYWMAIATIFLFGVQLKLFPFVGSSTTWHLVLPIFVLSLSEGCYLTKMTGDLLSISAISERQTIAKFRHIKWYYRLFYQLKDVFVPLLTLSMTSLIHLFSGVIMIEIIFSISGIGKLLMEAISTRDYPVIQGITLLLACVTFVLNYVVDLLIQKIDRRIQLERGGQA; encoded by the coding sequence ATGAGTGTCTCCTTTGTTATAAAAAAAACTCTCCGTTTGTTGATAAGTCTCCTACTATTTTCTTTCCTATTATATGGCTTGTTAGCTCTTTCAACTGGGGATCCAGCTCTAGGTGTTCTGCGGAGGTTAGGTGTAAATCATGTATCACCTGAAGCTTTGGAAACAACAAGAGTAAAATTAGGAATGGATGGTGCTTTTTTAGAACGTTATTTTAAGTGGCTTTTACAATGTTTACAAGGAGATTTTGGCTATTCTTTTCAATCGAATATAGCAGTCAGACAGTTAATGGTAGAAAAATTGAGTATTACTATGCAACTTGTGAGTAGTGCATTTATTATTTGTCTTTTTATGGCAGTAACAATTGGAAGTTTAATTGGAAATTTTCCTGCTTTGAATTGGTTGAATCAAATAGTATCAGTCGTGTTATCATTTCCAATTTATTGGATGGCCATTGCTACTATTTTTTTATTTGGTGTACAACTCAAATTGTTTCCTTTTGTTGGTAGCAGTACCACTTGGCATTTAGTATTACCGATTTTTGTACTTAGCCTATCAGAAGGTTGCTATTTAACGAAAATGACAGGTGATCTACTTTCAATCTCAGCTATTAGTGAGCGACAAACAATTGCTAAATTTCGTCATATTAAATGGTATTACCGCCTTTTTTATCAATTAAAAGACGTGTTTGTCCCGTTGTTAACTCTAAGTATGACGAGTTTGATTCATCTATTCAGTGGGGTTATTATGATTGAAATTATCTTTAGCATTTCTGGTATTGGAAAGCTTTTAATGGAGGCCATTTCTACTAGAGATTATCCAGTTATTCAAGGTATCACTTTATTACTTGCCTGTGTAACATTTGTCCTCAATTATGTGGTTGATTTGTTAATTCAAAAGATTGATCGTAGAATTCAACTTGAACGAGGAGGTCAGGCATGA
- a CDS encoding ABC transporter substrate-binding protein, translating into MKIGIKIIFSVLILVFLASCATPNQQSSHGIPTISIAISGDANAEKLDATSYDSDMPLYGAVYESLVQYGEKGAYTSGLADSWEISEDGKKYTFHLKKDSKFSDGSTFDAEAVKFTIERAKIKNETTTLQTLINLEKIEVLDSYTIVLYFKEPSNQVLAELSQTRPLRIMSPHSVENNVVTGVFKEAIGTGPFKIKEFTSEQVTMEPNPYFNGNQPVTYQIKFKTIEDGSSRTLALKSGEVDIVGGTLGNITEKDSELLEADASFTVHAFKGTMSHFLAFNPENPALKSPIRQAMDSAINKKELSTKQLNGLFRDNVEYVTSDNQPTSTYDLKKAQSILEQEGFQKNSQGYYEKEGKELAFKLVIQTTEFPEWKEQAEVIESELKKAGIKVTITILDSESYYDVLWNTKDFDLIFYRTYTDALLPYNFLNSLFHNTAESHGVLADDVALTKLLDQSALTINETTQQEIFDGILKRINQETLAIPIDYKDEIFVTSEKIAEFSYSGLSDAPIDFKNIKVK; encoded by the coding sequence ATGAAAATAGGCATAAAAATAATTTTTTCGGTACTTATACTTGTGTTTTTAGCGAGTTGCGCAACTCCTAATCAGCAATCATCTCATGGAATCCCAACGATTAGTATTGCCATTTCGGGAGATGCAAACGCTGAAAAACTAGATGCGACAAGTTATGATTCTGACATGCCTTTGTATGGTGCTGTCTATGAATCGCTTGTGCAGTATGGTGAAAAAGGTGCATATACGTCTGGATTAGCTGATAGCTGGGAAATAAGTGAGGATGGAAAAAAATATACCTTTCATTTAAAAAAAGATAGTAAGTTTTCTGATGGCAGCACCTTTGATGCAGAAGCAGTCAAATTTACCATTGAACGCGCAAAAATCAAAAATGAGACGACTACTCTTCAAACATTAATCAATTTAGAGAAAATTGAAGTACTTGATTCGTATACCATTGTTTTATATTTTAAGGAACCCTCGAATCAGGTCTTAGCCGAATTGAGTCAAACTAGACCACTACGGATAATGAGTCCTCATTCCGTTGAAAATAACGTAGTAACAGGAGTATTTAAAGAAGCAATTGGAACAGGACCATTTAAAATAAAAGAATTTACTTCTGAGCAGGTAACAATGGAACCTAATCCTTATTTTAATGGAAATCAACCTGTGACCTATCAAATTAAATTTAAAACAATTGAAGATGGTAGTTCTCGTACATTGGCCTTAAAAAGTGGTGAAGTCGATATTGTAGGTGGCACTCTAGGTAATATTACAGAAAAAGATAGTGAATTATTAGAAGCAGATGCTTCATTTACTGTTCATGCGTTTAAAGGAACAATGTCTCACTTTTTAGCATTTAATCCAGAAAATCCAGCATTAAAATCGCCCATTCGCCAAGCAATGGATAGTGCTATTAATAAAAAAGAGTTGTCCACGAAACAACTCAATGGACTATTTAGAGATAATGTAGAATACGTCACTTCAGACAATCAACCAACGTCTACTTATGATTTGAAAAAAGCACAAAGTATTTTGGAACAAGAAGGCTTTCAAAAAAATTCTCAAGGCTATTACGAAAAAGAGGGCAAAGAACTAGCTTTTAAATTAGTTATTCAAACGACTGAATTTCCTGAATGGAAAGAACAAGCCGAAGTGATAGAAAGTGAGTTGAAAAAAGCTGGTATCAAAGTAACGATTACAATTTTAGACAGTGAAAGTTATTATGATGTCCTATGGAATACAAAAGATTTTGATTTGATTTTTTATCGTACGTATACGGACGCATTATTGCCATATAATTTTTTGAATTCTTTATTTCATAATACCGCAGAGAGTCATGGTGTATTGGCAGATGATGTAGCATTAACAAAACTTTTAGATCAATCTGCATTAACCATTAATGAAACAACTCAACAAGAGATTTTTGATGGAATTTTAAAACGAATAAATCAAGAAACATTGGCAATTCCAATCGATTATAAAGATGAAATTTTTGTTACGTCAGAAAAAATTGCAGAATTTTCTTATTCAGGGTTGTCTGATGCACCTATTGATTTTAAAAATATTAAGGTGAAATAA
- a CDS encoding class I SAM-dependent methyltransferase — protein sequence MAYDNWWQKGINGDQEMEDSHKEAWENVISLLNPNDVENKQILDFGCNQGGFLRVLYDQLPYQSAYGIDLAKKAIAVANERVGDYPITYRATGDALALEQSFDTVISTSVLYLIEDLAAHFQMIAQVLKEEGTYYASFADQSQNPSFDYMEAQINQYGATKMQNKTLTEVVNQLLAQDFSVELIKEYTDSIYDVTNYQEFYRSVDDYILSLDSSYLIKAKKRRKGK from the coding sequence ATGGCATACGATAACTGGTGGCAAAAAGGAATAAATGGAGATCAAGAAATGGAAGACAGCCATAAAGAAGCATGGGAAAATGTTATTTCACTTTTGAATCCTAACGATGTAGAAAATAAGCAGATATTAGATTTTGGCTGTAACCAAGGAGGCTTTTTACGAGTACTGTATGATCAGCTTCCATATCAAAGTGCATACGGTATTGATTTAGCAAAAAAAGCAATTGCTGTTGCTAACGAAAGAGTAGGAGATTATCCGATTACTTATAGAGCTACAGGAGATGCATTAGCTTTGGAACAGTCATTTGATACGGTAATTAGTACATCTGTTTTGTATTTAATTGAAGATTTAGCAGCACATTTTCAAATGATTGCTCAAGTATTAAAAGAGGAGGGGACCTATTACGCCTCATTTGCAGATCAATCACAAAATCCTAGTTTTGACTATATGGAAGCTCAAATTAATCAGTATGGTGCCACAAAAATGCAAAATAAAACATTAACTGAAGTAGTTAATCAGTTGCTTGCACAGGATTTTTCCGTAGAGCTAATCAAGGAATACACAGATTCTATTTATGATGTGACAAATTATCAAGAATTTTATCGTTCAGTAGATGATTATATATTATCACTTGATAGTTCCTATTTGATTAAAGCTAAAAAGCGAAGGAAAGGAAAATAA